The sequence below is a genomic window from Lolium perenne isolate Kyuss_39 chromosome 7, Kyuss_2.0, whole genome shotgun sequence.
atcgccgatcaaggccaccctcgggaGCGTCAAGTCTGGTCTAGCATCGGTGCTCTCCGCCGTCTGGAAGCAGCAACCAGCTATCATCCTCGTCACGGACCTCGCGACGGCGCACCGCCTTCTCGTGCGCGGTGCcaccgccggctccggctccggctccttcTCGAACCGCCCACCATCCATCTCTCCCAGTGCCATCCTCTCACGCCGTCGGTACCAAAACATCACCTCGGCGCCCTACGGCCAGCACTGGCGCGCCATGCGTCACAACCTGACGTCGGAGATCCTCCACCCGGCGCGGCTCCATCGGTACGCGGCGGCGCGTCGCCGCGCGGTCCGTGGCCTCGTCCACGACCTCGACGAGCAGCGCCGCCTGTCCGGTGCGGTCCAGGCGGGCAAGAGCATCCACTACGCCATGTTCGGCCTGGTCGCTGCCATGTGCTTCGGGGACGGCCTCGACGGAGGTCGCGTCCGTGCCATGGCCGACGAGCAGAGAGACCTCGGCAAGTCCCTGGATGCGGCCCTCGTGTTCGCCAACGCCAAGTTCCTGGCGGTCACCAGGCTTATCTATCGTAAGAAGTGGAAAAAGCTGGCCGCTCTGAGGCAGAAGCAGGAGGAGACGTTCCTACCGCTCATCGATTCGCGTCGCGGCCAGTCTAGCGAGCCGCCGGCGTACGTAGACACGCTCATCGACCTCGAGGTCCCGGACGACGCCCCGGGCGCATCCGACGCAAGGCGCCGGCGAAGGCTCTCCGACGGCGAGCTCGTGGGTATGTGCTCTGAGTTCCTCGGCACCGGAACCGAATCCACGGCGTCAGCGCTGCAGTGGACCATGGCAAACTTGGTGAAGCGCCCACACTTGCAGGAGGCCGTCCGGAGGGAGATCGATGCCGCCGTGGCTGCAGACGCCGAGGAAGTCGGCGAGGATGTTCTCGTCAAGCTCGAGTACCTCAATGCTGTGATCATGGAGGCGCTCCGGCTGCATCCTCCGACGTCCTGGGTCTTCAGGCAGGTGATGGAAGAGGACCATGTAGTCCACAACGGCCAGCATGTTCCGGCGGGCACTAGGGTGTTCTTCCAGCTGGGAGCTCTTGCGCGAGACAGCGCAGCCTGGGATGACCCCGATGAGTTCAAGCCGGAGCGGTTCCTCGCCGGCAGCAAAGGTGAGCAACTCGTCCTCGCGGCTGCGGGAGGCGGTGACATCAAAATGATGCCTTTCGGTGGCGGCCGGAGGATGTGCCCTGCCAGGGACATCGCGATGCTCCACATACGTTACTTTGCGGCCAACCTCGTGAGAGAGTTCCACTGGAGGGAGGCAGAGGGTGACCTCGCTGTGGATCTCGAGCCGCAGGCTGAGATGATCTTCAGCGCCATGAAGCGCCCATTGCGTGCTCACCTTGACCTTGGACGACCGGGTGTCAAAACGACACAGGGCACCCATCGATTATAGCTACCGGTGGAAGTCGTGTTGGTTGTTTCGCCCTAATAAGTGGATTATTGTCTTGCTCCCTGCTCTAGAGGTCCGTCTAAATCACAGGTGACTGGAATGTGGCAAATTCCGGTCACTTTCTTCACATCCGTTAATAATGCATCTAATGATCTGCGAGGTTTAATAATGGACAGTGCTAGGAATTCCTAGGGGATTTCATTTCCCAGCCCCATGGTCTGACACGTATCCTTTTTGCTGCCGGGTAGCAAAAAAAATCCCACTTTTGCTTCATTATAGCAAAAAATGGTTCTCCcacgaaataaaataaaaatgctGAGCTAGTCAGAGATCCCGTAGCAAAAAAAAATGTGATATTGTAGCAAAAACCGACCTCGTCGGAGACATCAACCTAGACCTCAccagagacctcgccggagacctcgtagCAAAATTAAATGTTCTATTGTAGCAAACCCGACCTCGTTGGAGACCTCGTAGCACAATTTTTTATTTAAACCagcaaaacagtagaacaattgtagCAAAAACTTACATTATTGCAACATCGTTGCATCATCAACGACGATCGTTCGCAGCTTTGAATGTAGCATTTACGGTGTCCTCGCAGGCATCACTCATGCTTCGGCCACGGTCGCAACTCCAACTGTAGGTGCTTGGAGCATCGACTATGGTTGTTCACATCTCCGGCAACGGCTTAGCAACATTTCAATTTTCGAGGCAGCAAAAATAGCAAAATGTATAAACCTACGTAGCTGGCGGAGCAAAATCCCCAAATCGCGACACCCATATAGTAGCAACGCGCAATACCATTTGTAGTTTCCACGGCCAGCCTTGGTATCACCCATGTTAGCCAATAGACAAAAGTAGCACTATGGTTGGGACATCAGCGTCGGAAGCCAGGCTCACCCGTGACGGCGTAAAAAGGCGTCATCCAGGACATCGTAGCAGGACGCACAAAGAGCTCGGCGTCGAGCCGGTGACCATGGATTAggccctaagggcatctccaacggggcagaCCCAAATGCAAAAACTCGTCCGTTTGGATCTTTCCGGACAAAACCTGCTCCTAACGGGGCGACCCAACTTAAAAACGGACAGGTGCAGCGTCCGATCTGACCCAAAACTGGCGCAAATTTGGGAGACTTTTGGGGCGAGCCGGACGCACGCGGATGTCCACTGTATCCGCCTATGTCCGCGTCCTAGCCCATCTGACAGTGACACAAAATACAACCACATGCGCCCccacccttctctctcctctgGTTGCTTTTTTCCATGGAAAAGACCATCGCTCCACGCCGGAATCGATGTCGACTAGCCAAGCTCCGGCGCCACCCTCGCctggaggccgccgccgccgcctcctccttttTTTCCAGCCCTGCTGGAAGTCGCCGGAGCAAAAAAGGGCGTCGTCGGCCTCGACGCCGCCGAGCAAGACGAAGTCGGGGCGGAGCTCGCTGGGCCGGGACGGGGACGGGGACGGAGCTCGCCATGCGTGCTTCGCAGGGGCGCGACGGGGTGGAGCTCGCCGTGGCTAGCTGCAGCTCCTCGGGGCCGCCGCTGGCCGCGCCTCGCCACGACGCGAGCGGGCGCCTCGCCGCCTGGGCCGAGCCCCGCGCCGCGCAGGCCGacccgccatggccgagctccgCGCCGCACCATGGCCGCCCCGCGCCGCCCTCACCCGCCcgcgccgcgccatggccgccccGCGCAGGCCGAGCCCCGCGCCGCCCTCACCTGCCCCGCGCCGCACCACGGCCGCCCCGCGCAGGCCGAGCCCCGCGCCGCCCGCGCCATGGCCGCCCCGCGCCGCCTCACCCGCCcgcgccgcgccatggccgcctGCGCCGCGCAGGCCGAGCCCCGCGCCGCCCTCACCACGCCCGCGTCGCGCCATGGCCGCCCTGCGCCGCGCCGTGCCGCGCAGGCCGAGCTCCGCGCCGCCCCGCGCCGCCCTCACCCGCCcgcgccgcgccatggccgccccGCGCCGTGCCGGCCAAGCCCCGGCCGCCCTCACCCGCCCGCGCCGCGCAAGCCGAGCCCACGGCCGCCCGCGCCGTGCCGCGCCTTGACgccgccccgtgccgcctctccatGGCCGCGCCTCCGGCTCCCGTTGGCCGCGCCCGCGCCGCCCTCACCCGCcccgccgcgccatggccgccccCGCGTCGTGCCGGCCGAGCCCCTGGCCGCCCTCACCCGCCCGCGCCGCGCAAGCCGAGCCCCGGCCGCCCCGCGCCGTGCCGCGCCTCGACGCCGCCCCATGCCGCCTCTCCATGGCCACGCCTCCGGCTCCCGTTGGCCGCGCCTCGCCGCCGCCCCATCGTCGGAGCAGAGGCtcgcgcgccgcgccgcgccacATAGTTGCGTAGGTGCAGCTTGCTTGTCCGGTTTGGGTCGTGCGTGGGGTTGGGAAATGAAAATAGGGACGGACGTCTGTGCGCGTCCGCGCGACATCCGCGTGTCCGCGGGACGACCCAAACGGACGAAATACACTGTCCGTTTGGATCatagcgttggagatgccctaacagaGCTCCTCCGTCGGCCGAACGCCGCATCCGCTGCCACTGAGGAGTTCAACCGCTTCGTGGGCCCCGAAGACGCCTCATCGCGGGAGCGGACCCTGCATTCCAGCGCTCCATGGTGTCCAGTCGGATGGTTGGGGGCTTCCAGTACCACCACCGGCGCCGGAGTCGCCGCTCTTCGCAGTCGAAGGAGCTGCCCCGCCATATTGCCCATCAACAGTGACCGAGCTCAGGCGAAGATAGAGCTCGCGATCCTAGTTCCGCCGCCCTTGGATCCGCATGGAGATGCAGCCGATGGAGTGGCGGCTGAGCTCGGCGGGGAAAGGAGCGACAGCGGTCCTCTGCGGGTGAAatgagcggcggcggcgctcgaTGGATGAGACCGTGAGAGGAGAGGCGGCGCTCGCGGATAGAGAAAAAAAGCAAGGAGGGGGCTGAGAAGGCTAAAATGgggcatgttactactctatgttgcatcccactatgactagtcttaggCCTTTTATAATGGGTATCTCTTAGCACGGGATTATAGGCAAATGTCTATGTGGCACTATAGTTAATGAAGAGAGACAGTAGTGGTGTTGTATCGACTACCCACAATGAGTATTATGCATCTCATGaatgcaaaatgctgatgtggcagtgcaattaaaGATGAGAGCCCAAACTAGGTTCCGTTTATCCGGATACTAACTTTTTTCCAAATAAGTGTCAAAACTTTATCTATATATGGGGACAAGACATCTCGAACCTGGGTGTAGATGCTCCTGGCtgaataaaaatttaaaaaattgaaATTTTTGTACGATGAATATGAACAAGTGTTCTAACTTCACACCAAAAGTCTCAGGAAAAAGACATATTTGGTGGTCTGCGCAAAAAAGATAAATCGGAGTAATGTAAGAAACAAATCTAGATGTTCCAAACAACAccgtattttgtcttttttgcgcAGACCACTACATATGCCTTTTCTCGGAGATTTTTTAAACTTTGTTTGCTATTTACTTTGATTTTTTTATTCAACCAGGAGCATCTACACCTGAGTTCAGAATTGGTTTTTCGATCTAAAATCATTTTAATGTGTAATGTATCTAAAAAAGTTACTCGTATTATGGAGCGGAGGAATATTAGTGTAAGGTACTATATTTCATAGTGTGTTTTGGACTAAAAAACTTAATAGAGTTGTAAAGGGAGGAATAGGGAAAATTTAAATTGAATTGGTGTAATATGTGGCAAATAACAAAAGACCAATCTATATGTGGCTCTATGCTTGGTAGTTTTTACTGTGATGTCTATCACTCTTTTGCCATGTCATGGAGAGGAAACTAACACATGCACTTTTCTTTCTTTCGTCACATATTTCATTATCTAAATAGTTGCATCCACTTTTGGATAACATAAGTTCAAGTGAATCATGTGTATTATCTATGAACTAATGGGGTTGTGGCTGCTGCCACTCGCTGCACAATTAGAAAAGAACGGGTGCAATGTTAAGGTTAAAATGGATGTGCTAATAGAGCATTGTGGCGTCTCTTTTGTTGTCAGATATCGAATCCCGCGGGTGAAATATTTCACCTCCATTTATTCCGCGGGTTTGGCTCGGTCCTCAACCCTTCTACCTTATGATGCCCCGGGCTCCTCCTTAGGCTGGTCATAgtagggagtaacttagactagtaacatatgccatgttactagtctaggttactaccttcatagtgggtagtaacttatatgtggtgttatgcattgtgttatttattatattgtagactcattttgccttGGAGTGCCACCTcattctctttcttcatttattggtatgccatgtcaccaaaataccttgaaatgtgtgatgttactagctatgttacttccactatgagcagtcttagtggtcttagagcatctccaatcgcGTCCCCCCAAACAGCGCCGGAACGAACGTTTGGTGGAcgagttttgttcgtgccgcgtttagaGGATGTCGCTCCCCAGCCACGTCCCTAAAACGCTGTCCCCAATAAGAAATTCAAATAGTTTGCATTCAAAAGATACCGTTTATGCCGAAGTCGTCGCCATCAGAGTTGtggcgatcaaagtactgggcgcaCGATCATATTACAGGATGACGcaagaattagaagaaggggaaggGGTTGGGCGACGCCGACGGTGCATCCTAAGTCGACGTAGGCCTGTCGATCACGATGAACTTGTCGTGATCTGCCCGGTGTGCATGCTCCGTCGCTGACGCCGAGGCAGAGACCGATGCAGGTGTAGTAGCAGATGCTGTCGCAGACGCGTCTGCCTTCGCCCCTTTCAtctcattgcccggcggcttcttggctgCTTTCTTGGCCATTTTTTGGGGGATGTCGGCGGCGCCATGTATGGGAAAAGGGTAGCGGCAGCGGGAGGAATAGAGTagcgacggcgggagggagaaatgaatcggcgagaTAGGTCAAATGTGTTGGGACGGCAAAAATGCGCGGCGGGAGAGGCACGATTTGGCGGGAGAGGGGGACGAATTTTTCCTGTcccgctgacgcgtcggtccctccacgcctcgcctcgcttttcgttgtgttcgGCGTGTCCGAAGCGTCCCATGTGGGGCGAGGACGGGCTTGGGGCGCcgaacaccgtatcgggccgcgccggacaaaaaaacgggtttgggggacgcggctgggaacgtttttttttgtccggcgcgcctcaAATCCCTTTGGGAACGGTTTGGGGGACACGACTGGAtatgctcttatttaatgtttcatGGTAAAAAAACTACACACTCAATTTGTGCAAGACAATGTGCCCACAACTTGGTTGGAATCAAACACACAATGCGAGTGCAGATACAAAATTAACTAAATGCTCTCGAAATTATGGAAAATATATATTTCATGGGCTAGCAAGCTCCTCCTCCGCAAAAGTGAATGATGATGAACCATTGGTTTAATAAATAGTCGTAGATTGAACTATGGCGGACGCTACGCGTCGGTCGCCGGATGGGACGGCCGAAAATCGGTCGTTCTCCGCGCCGTACGATCAAGATCCGACGTCCAAAATTTACCGCGGTGCGAGATTTGCATTTTGCCCCCTGTTTTTCTGAAACTTAACCCGCGGTCCTTATACTAAGTATTACAACAAAATATCTCACTTCGCTTACAAAAAATATgtactattacaacaaaaaaattacaaaaaatataaacaaaataGTATTATaaaacaatggttaaacaacaatTGTTTTGCTATAGGTTGGTTTACAACAAAAATTGACAACAATtacaataaaaaatcaaaagctaTAACAACAAAAAACATGTGTTCGTGGCTGTGAAAAATTGATTGAAAATAACACATTTTATATATAtcaaattacaacaaaaatcaccagCTATTTTTACCAAAAATTATTAGTGATTACAACAAAATAATTTATAGCAAACGTCCAGGTGAACATTACAACATCTCTGACATGCTTTCTCTATAACTTTTATATGCATTTGTTATTAAACTAACGAACATATACAACATCTCTACGAAAAAAGTGTCCATGACTAAAACAATTACACCAAAAATCACAAATAATTACAATAAAAAAGTCATCCGTTTACAACGTATCAAGAAACACACATTTTCGTAACGTATCACTTAGAAAAATCTTACAAAGTATGTCATGTGAGTTTACAATAATTTTTTTACCTAATTGTTACAAATCTGGAAACAATAGTGTACATTTCTTAAAAAAAAGAGCAACACTCCAGTTTGGGCCGAAACCAGGCCCATAAAGGACCGCGCGGAGCGAGGGACGACGACCGATCGCTGGCGAGCGATCGGTCGCCGGATCTGAAGCGTTTTCCTTGAACTATTGGTTTAATATAGGAGTAGGTGATATTCAATAAACATAAATGGTTGGATTGTAAGTGTCGAGAGACCAACAGAGGCTTGATTGGTTGCCAACAATATGTTTTCCCGTATCTAGTGGGTCAAAATCGTGCGTTTAAAAGCCCAGCTCGCACGGAAATGTTGCACAACACGACTTTTAAAGCAAGACAAAAGTTGGCCCGAGAGGAGGCCGATTTGGCCGTTTTTCCGAGGACAGGCCCCGGCGAGCGCACGCGTCGTTACTGTTGTGCATGCCTTGGGAAGCGCGGGAGATAAGGCGAACCCCTTTACTCTGCACTCCCTCACCTCCCAAACGACACTCTCACCTCCCTCGATTTCTCCATGGCCGCCGCTACTCATCCCCCTTCGCCCGGCGGCCTCCCCACGAAGCAGAAAATTTCTCCGCTTGAAGTTTGGGCGGTGCGCCAACTAGACCAGCTAGCAGCCGACGGAGGCAACCTCGCAGCCGCACTGAAGGCCCCATCCCCGGTCTATTCGAGGTTGCGGTCGACGAAGGCGTCGTAGTCGGCGATAGCCTCTGAGGTGATGGACCTGACGGGTGATCGTCATCGATGTCGAGAAGCGGTCGAGATAGTGTCGCATCGACCAAGGCTCATGCGTTCGCAGGTCCTAGCCTCGCCGATTTGGCAGGGATTTTTTCAACCCCTCCGGCGGCCGCCTCAAACAGggcctcctcttcttcctgggcTTCGGTGGGTTGGTCCATGTCTCAGAGCGTTCCTCTGCCAACATGGTCGCCCGATTTCTCCAACGTACGCGCATAATCTCGTAGAGTTAGGTAGCTGTTAGGGTTTGGTAGAATTTGGTAACCTCCGATGATTGTGCAATATCCGGCAAACGGCGGTACGTCGTTAGGTCTAAAATGCATGCGCTACTAGGGTCTCTTGTCGAGGTGTTGCATGCGCATTGTAGATTTCCCAATTTGGGTAGCGCATTTGTCGGGGTGTGAAATGATTGAATGATGTTGTGCAGTTGCACACCgtcggggaaccccaagaggaaggtatgatgagcacagcagtagttttcccttagtaagaaaccaatatttaatcgaccagtaggagaaataaatgaattttgaaggtgttgctagctgacttttggTAGGACGCACTACCgacatcagcaacaacgtggaacctgcacacaacacaaccaaaatactttgccccaactgatagtaaggttgtcaatctcaccggtttcgctgaaaacaaaggattaaccgtatagtgtggaaagatatGTTTGTTTGTagtgtaattaaagagaacaatgcttgcagtaagtaaataaaacatGTGTTCGCAGTAGATGATTTTATcaatgtaaaagaaaggaccggggtccacagtccaCTGGAGGTGtcactccataaagataaatagcatgctgggtgaacaaactaCAGCTGGAGCATTGACATAATAaaaaccatacatgacaagatgattactatgagattcatttggacattacaacataatacatagaccgtaatccaactgtgtCTATGAATAATAATCCAACTTctagttagcgtccgcacccctttgagtattaagttgcaagcaacatattatcgcattaagcaatgcatgtaaagtaaacaatagaattatccttagacaaagcattgttgttttctccctagtagcaacaacacatctacaaccttagaagttattatcactctcccagattactagaggcatgaacccactatcgagcataaatacttcctcttggagtcacaagcacatagttggccagagcatctactagcaatggagagcatgcaagatcataaataacatatgaaaagtatataatcaatctcaaccatagtattcaatattcatcggatcccagcaaacacaacatgtagcattacataaagatgatcatgatcatgataggcagctgacAAGCTCTAAATATttagcataaattggagaagacaaccatctagctactgctatggacccgtagtccagagatgaactactcacgcatcacttcggaggcgggcatgtcgATGTAGAGACctctggtgatgatctccctctccggcagggtgctgggaagagcttcagaaccctcccgagatagggtcagcgatggcggccgcgacagagctttttgtggatggaggctcgcGTATTTAGCTTTTCCCGAACAgatgaatatataggcggaagggcgaggtctgtgggtgcccgaggggcccacaccacccctagggcgcggccagggcctgggccgcacccagggcctgggccgcacccagggcaggtgtggccgcctcgtggcgctTCTTCGTTTCTCCTccggactccgtcttcgttacagtaaaatacgaactttggcttttgtttcatccaattccgagaatatttcctgtacaacttttctgaaatataaaataacagaaaacagggaactggcactgtgacatcttgtcaataggttagttccgaaaaaatgtataaagtgcaacgaagtgtaaacaaaacatatagaaattggtgtaaaacaagcatggagcatcaaaaattatagatacgtttgcaacgtatcattgCATGCCCTAAATTGGGAAATGGTTACAAAACTTGCATAGTTCTGGACAATGCTATTGTACATTTGGCTTATGATGTGGCAAGATTGAGCATGGCAGTGCCATAGTTGTTGATCATGCTCCTGGG
It includes:
- the LOC127312865 gene encoding cytochrome P450 89A2-like, whose amino-acid sequence is MPDPLLLLLLLLPLIPLVAVVLHASPIKATLGSVKSGLASVLSAVWKQQPAIILVTDLATAHRLLVRGATAGSGSGSFSNRPPSISPSAILSRRRYQNITSAPYGQHWRAMRHNLTSEILHPARLHRYAAARRRAVRGLVHDLDEQRRLSGAVQAGKSIHYAMFGLVAAMCFGDGLDGGRVRAMADEQRDLGKSLDAALVFANAKFLAVTRLIYRKKWKKLAALRQKQEETFLPLIDSRRGQSSEPPAYVDTLIDLEVPDDAPGASDARRRRRLSDGELVGMCSEFLGTGTESTASALQWTMANLVKRPHLQEAVRREIDAAVAADAEEVGEDVLVKLEYLNAVIMEALRLHPPTSWVFRQVMEEDHVVHNGQHVPAGTRVFFQLGALARDSAAWDDPDEFKPERFLAGSKGEQLVLAAAGGGDIKMMPFGGGRRMCPARDIAMLHIRYFAANLVREFHWREAEGDLAVDLEPQAEMIFSAMKRPLRAHLDLGRPGVKTTQGTHRL